Proteins from a genomic interval of Acetobacterium woodii DSM 1030:
- a CDS encoding GNAT family N-acetyltransferase gives MNNYNIREIKRTEIPILSEFLYEAIFQPNDQYLLPRDVIQKPELQVFIEDFGRKDDYCLIAECDEKIIGAVWSRILAGTIKGYGNVDGTTPELAISLYQEYRNRGIGTELMKRMMHLLKSSGYAQVSLAVQKDNYALRMYQAMGFSIIEELEQEYLMLCQLMDDFDRVRSI, from the coding sequence GTGAATAATTATAACATTCGTGAAATAAAACGAACAGAAATCCCGATTCTTTCAGAGTTTTTATATGAGGCTATTTTTCAACCAAACGACCAATATCTGTTGCCACGAGATGTAATTCAGAAACCCGAACTTCAGGTGTTTATTGAAGATTTCGGCAGAAAAGATGATTATTGCCTTATCGCTGAATGTGATGAAAAAATAATCGGAGCAGTCTGGTCTCGAATATTGGCAGGTACCATTAAGGGATATGGAAATGTGGATGGTACAACGCCGGAATTAGCGATTTCGCTTTATCAGGAATATCGAAATAGGGGCATCGGAACAGAACTTATGAAAAGGATGATGCACTTGTTAAAATCATCCGGCTATGCTCAAGTTTCGCTGGCAGTTCAGAAAGATAACTATGCGTTGAGAATGTATCAGGCGATGGGGTTTTCAATTATTGAAGAACTGGAACAGGAATATCTGATGCTTTGTCAGTTAATGGATGATTTTGATAGGGTAAGATCTATTTAA
- a CDS encoding DUF5131 family protein, producing the protein MAQWNPWHGCHKISSGCQNCYVYRMDALFDRDASIVKKTANFNLPIKKTRKGEYKLTPGETIYTCFSSDFFLDQADDWRIEAWKMIRLRSDLHFFIITKRIDRFHVNLPSDWHDGYEHVTICSTCENQDRTNYRLPIFLELPIKHKAIICEPLLEKIDLSPWLSSSIETVTVGGESGSNARICNYNWILDIRRQCIQKNIPFHFKQTGAKFVKDGRLYQIKRELQHQQAKKAGIDFFPV; encoded by the coding sequence ATGGCTCAATGGAATCCGTGGCATGGTTGTCACAAAATAAGCTCTGGCTGTCAAAATTGTTATGTCTATCGAATGGATGCACTATTTGACCGGGATGCTTCAATTGTAAAAAAAACCGCTAACTTTAACTTGCCCATAAAAAAGACTCGTAAAGGAGAATACAAATTAACACCCGGAGAAACGATCTACACCTGTTTCAGCTCCGATTTTTTTCTTGATCAAGCCGATGATTGGCGTATTGAAGCCTGGAAGATGATTCGCTTGAGAAGCGATCTGCATTTTTTTATTATCACTAAGCGTATTGATCGTTTCCATGTCAATCTTCCGTCCGATTGGCACGACGGCTATGAGCATGTGACCATTTGTTCAACCTGTGAAAATCAAGATCGGACTAATTATCGGCTACCAATATTTTTAGAATTACCAATTAAGCACAAAGCCATTATCTGCGAACCTTTATTGGAAAAGATCGATCTTTCACCCTGGCTATCATCTTCAATAGAAACGGTAACAGTGGGTGGCGAATCTGGTAGCAATGCCCGAATCTGTAATTACAATTGGATTCTCGATATTCGCAGGCAATGCATACAAAAAAACATTCCCTTTCATTTTAAACAAACTGGAGCAAAGTTTGTCAAAGACGGACGACTCTACCAAATAAAACGGGAACTTCAACATCAACAAGCTAAAAAAGCCGGCATTGATTTTTTTCCCGTCTGA
- a CDS encoding BTAD domain-containing putative transcriptional regulator, with translation MSKNLIHDQTIDFQVLMEKINECIWIFDFDKNKFLYISPSIFKLKELSGENAILKKAEDILTIEPLQKIINSCLHRYQRFLNGERNEDIINDVSEYQHACKDGSIKHIELSTRFDVNYDTNHIVVIGIIRDITKRKLYEKKLIDTIRNQHKIIKEYKSVNDGSSAELYLYFFGKFRVFKSDFKKPLKWRTSKTEELFAFLLEKEKPYVSKDKILEALWPDLELDKALKYLHTTLYNLKKDLKSVNIDFKMELINGFYCYDTQTFYSDLNELKYLIKTNVTSFDTIDTATIQEIERALLLYEGDFLAENGYRWATTQTNYLKFQFEKYAFDLARHYFFNHDYSSTKRVLKKLLEIDNLNEKYHELLLKVFLFNDDYVSFARHYDHLKKLLLKELNQLPNDSIQALYKSIS, from the coding sequence ATGAGTAAAAATTTGATCCATGATCAGACAATCGATTTTCAGGTTCTAATGGAAAAAATCAACGAATGTATCTGGATCTTTGACTTCGATAAGAATAAGTTTTTGTATATCAGCCCTTCCATTTTTAAGCTAAAGGAATTATCCGGTGAAAATGCCATCCTAAAAAAAGCAGAAGATATTTTGACCATCGAACCGCTGCAAAAAATAATAAACTCCTGCCTTCACCGCTATCAACGCTTTCTTAACGGTGAACGAAATGAAGACATTATTAATGATGTCAGTGAGTACCAGCACGCTTGCAAAGATGGTTCAATAAAACATATTGAGCTCTCAACCCGCTTCGATGTCAATTATGACACCAATCATATCGTTGTAATTGGTATCATTAGAGATATAACTAAACGAAAGTTATATGAAAAAAAATTAATTGATACTATTAGAAATCAACACAAAATTATCAAAGAATATAAATCAGTCAACGATGGCAGTAGCGCTGAACTGTATCTTTATTTTTTTGGAAAATTCAGAGTATTTAAAAGTGATTTTAAAAAGCCCTTAAAGTGGCGGACTTCCAAAACTGAAGAGCTATTTGCGTTTTTATTGGAGAAAGAAAAACCGTATGTTTCGAAAGATAAAATATTAGAAGCTCTCTGGCCGGATCTTGAGTTGGATAAAGCATTAAAATATCTGCACACGACGCTTTACAATTTGAAAAAAGACCTGAAATCAGTAAATATTGACTTTAAAATGGAGCTTATTAATGGTTTTTATTGTTATGATACGCAAACTTTTTATTCAGACCTTAACGAATTAAAATACTTAATCAAAACCAACGTTACTTCTTTTGACACAATTGATACCGCAACAATTCAGGAAATTGAGCGTGCTCTTTTATTATATGAAGGGGATTTTCTAGCTGAAAATGGTTATCGTTGGGCTACCACTCAGACTAATTATTTAAAGTTTCAGTTTGAAAAATACGCTTTTGATCTGGCCCGTCATTATTTTTTTAATCATGATTATTCGTCAACAAAAAGAGTTTTAAAAAAACTTCTAGAAATAGATAATCTCAACGAAAAATACCATGAACTTCTACTAAAAGTCTTTCTATTTAACGATGATTACGTTTCTTTTGCTCGACATTATGACCATTTAAAAAAATTGCTACTCAAAGAGCTTAACCAATTACCCAACGATTCCATTCAGGCATTATATAAATCCATATCATAA
- a CDS encoding methyl-accepting chemotaxis protein, with protein MKTVRNDSEDNQNGGDAFSIKIHLTTKLVLLTVLTLIAAIVILGILVVNAGAAIINEKSETDALEYVAESASHISEVITGNLDMLNEIADREATIGMNFDTQVKSVSGEVEKLGYQDMAVIDTNGHGKYIISGGEFDASDQTWYQAALTGNPYISDVSVSQVTKQPAVFEVTPIKKGNQIVGVLMGRRDANFLSAITNTFGDGKNKYSYVISASGGIMAHPDEQIVLAQNNVFDNIENDGPNGFGATFKGLGSNKLANFKYEYSGATKIAYVAPIPKTDWTLVLTESEDYLLAPIIELRNTIIIFALGILAVGAVISLIVSKRIAKPVIAANRMIKEINRGHLSNRLEIVSHDEVGEMTQSLNHLADNLQNEIIDLMKKISQGDVSTDIEVDDSEDEITPVLKQTVEIIHNLISEATLLSNAALAGKWQTRADENAFEGGFKEIIKGVNATLDTVVDKMVWYEAIIDSVPFPLHVTDNDMKWAFMNRAFEALMIENNVITDRKSAVGMDCWHAGADICQTEGCGIRRLVDQGIGESYFEWCGRNNKQDTAYLKNSKGENVGFVELVTDLTPMIRVSNYTKTEVDRLANNLTGLAQGDLLFDLKIGEVDEYTTEVCAQFAEIRNSLAEVKDSVDNLISDTTMLAQAGIDGQLNTRADSNRHQGDFAKIVDGINATMDAVVAPIQEASSTLNELAQGNLNTGMVGNYNGDYTQIKEDMNRTITFLKRYVDEISFTLKEVGSGNLDLEITGEYLGDFLAIKTALNDITSNLSLTMSDINEAAGQVEAGAIQISDGGQALSQGTTEQASAIQELTASIEEVASETKQNAINANNANELATEVKINAEVGNKQMAEMVAAMIEINDASKNISKIIKVIDDIAFQTNILALNAAVEAARAGQHGKGFAVVAEEVRTLAARSAEAAKETTAMIEGSITKTEAGTKIADLTAESLKDILDEIDKVTGLVGNIALASNDQASEIAQINQGIEQVSQVVQTNSATAEESAAASEELSGQAEILKQMVGTFNLKENR; from the coding sequence ATGAAGACAGTACGAAATGATTCGGAAGATAATCAGAATGGGGGTGATGCATTTTCGATAAAAATACATTTAACCACAAAGCTTGTTCTCTTAACAGTTTTAACGCTGATTGCAGCGATTGTTATTTTGGGCATTTTAGTTGTTAACGCTGGGGCTGCGATTATTAATGAAAAAAGTGAAACCGACGCATTAGAATATGTAGCGGAATCAGCCAGTCATATAAGCGAAGTAATTACCGGGAATTTAGATATGTTAAATGAAATTGCTGATCGGGAAGCAACAATCGGCATGAATTTTGATACCCAGGTAAAATCCGTTTCTGGTGAGGTGGAAAAATTGGGATATCAGGATATGGCAGTGATTGATACGAATGGTCATGGAAAATATATTATCAGTGGTGGTGAGTTTGATGCCTCTGATCAAACCTGGTATCAGGCAGCATTGACAGGGAACCCCTATATTTCAGATGTTTCGGTTAGTCAGGTGACCAAGCAGCCGGCAGTTTTTGAGGTAACCCCGATTAAAAAAGGTAACCAGATCGTTGGGGTACTCATGGGTAGGCGAGATGCCAATTTTTTAAGTGCGATTACCAATACTTTTGGTGATGGTAAAAATAAATACAGCTATGTGATTAGCGCTAGCGGTGGCATAATGGCTCACCCCGATGAACAAATCGTTTTAGCTCAGAATAATGTATTTGATAACATTGAAAACGATGGGCCCAATGGTTTTGGCGCAACTTTTAAAGGCCTTGGTTCAAACAAATTGGCAAACTTTAAATATGAATATAGCGGGGCCACTAAAATAGCTTATGTGGCTCCCATTCCCAAAACAGATTGGACCTTAGTTTTAACCGAATCAGAAGATTATTTACTGGCACCGATTATAGAATTACGTAACACCATTATCATCTTTGCATTGGGGATTTTGGCTGTTGGAGCAGTTATTTCTTTGATCGTTTCCAAACGCATTGCTAAACCGGTGATTGCCGCTAATCGGATGATTAAAGAAATCAATCGGGGACATTTGAGCAACCGTTTGGAAATTGTTTCTCATGATGAAGTGGGAGAAATGACACAATCGCTTAATCATTTAGCGGACAACCTACAGAATGAGATTATCGATCTGATGAAAAAAATATCTCAGGGTGATGTATCAACAGATATTGAAGTAGATGATTCAGAAGATGAAATTACGCCAGTATTGAAACAAACCGTCGAAATAATTCATAACCTGATCAGCGAAGCAACGCTGCTTTCTAACGCAGCATTAGCGGGAAAGTGGCAAACGCGTGCAGACGAAAATGCTTTTGAAGGTGGTTTCAAAGAGATTATTAAGGGCGTTAATGCGACCCTTGACACCGTTGTCGATAAGATGGTTTGGTATGAAGCCATCATTGATTCTGTGCCATTTCCATTGCATGTAACGGATAATGATATGAAATGGGCATTTATGAATAGGGCATTCGAAGCGTTGATGATTGAAAACAACGTGATCACGGATAGAAAATCGGCGGTTGGGATGGACTGCTGGCATGCCGGAGCCGATATTTGTCAAACAGAAGGCTGTGGGATCCGACGTTTAGTTGATCAGGGAATTGGAGAAAGCTATTTTGAGTGGTGTGGTCGGAACAATAAACAGGATACCGCATATTTAAAAAATAGCAAAGGCGAAAATGTTGGTTTTGTTGAACTTGTTACCGATTTGACACCGATGATTCGGGTCAGCAATTATACCAAAACCGAAGTGGATCGGTTAGCTAATAACCTTACTGGTTTAGCTCAAGGAGATCTGTTATTTGATCTAAAAATTGGAGAAGTGGATGAATATACTACGGAAGTCTGTGCTCAATTTGCTGAAATCCGGAACAGTTTAGCTGAGGTGAAAGACTCAGTTGACAATCTCATCAGCGATACTACTATGCTGGCTCAAGCAGGGATTGACGGACAACTCAATACAAGAGCCGATTCAAACCGTCATCAAGGTGATTTTGCTAAAATTGTGGATGGAATTAATGCCACGATGGATGCGGTAGTGGCACCAATTCAGGAAGCTTCGAGCACCTTGAATGAACTGGCGCAAGGAAATCTTAACACTGGTATGGTCGGAAACTATAATGGCGATTATACTCAGATTAAAGAAGATATGAATCGAACCATCACTTTTCTTAAACGTTATGTAGATGAAATTTCTTTTACTTTGAAGGAAGTGGGGAGCGGCAATTTGGATCTGGAAATTACCGGAGAATATCTCGGCGACTTTTTAGCGATTAAAACAGCCCTGAATGACATTACCTCAAATCTCAGTTTGACGATGTCAGATATCAATGAAGCGGCTGGACAGGTTGAAGCCGGAGCTATCCAAATTTCAGATGGGGGACAGGCATTATCGCAAGGAACAACCGAACAAGCAAGTGCCATTCAGGAATTAACAGCGTCAATAGAGGAAGTAGCCAGTGAAACAAAGCAAAATGCGATTAATGCCAATAATGCCAATGAATTGGCCACAGAAGTTAAAATAAATGCTGAAGTTGGCAATAAACAAATGGCAGAAATGGTCGCAGCCATGATCGAAATTAATGACGCTTCCAAAAATATTTCGAAAATTATTAAAGTCATTGATGACATTGCTTTCCAAACGAATATTCTGGCATTAAATGCAGCGGTTGAAGCTGCCAGAGCCGGACAGCATGGTAAGGGTTTTGCCGTTGTAGCTGAAGAAGTACGAACTTTGGCGGCAAGAAGTGCCGAAGCGGCAAAAGAGACAACAGCCATGATCGAGGGTTCCATTACCAAAACGGAAGCTGGGACTAAAATCGCTGATTTGACAGCAGAAAGTCTGAAAGATATTTTAGACGAGATCGATAAAGTAACCGGATTGGTCGGAAACATTGCCCTGGCATCCAATGATCAGGCATCAGAGATTGCGCAAATTAATCAGGGAATTGAACAGGTTTCTCAGGTCGTCCAAACTAATTCGGCGACGGCTGAAGAAAGTGCCGCAGCCAGTGAAGAATTGTCCGGGCAGGCGGAAATCCTCAAACAGATGGTTGGGACGTTTAATTTAAAAGAAAATCGTTAG
- a CDS encoding uroporphyrinogen decarboxylase/cobalamine-independent methonine synthase family protein produces the protein MVVEKIPFDPKELQIVGEIPNMFGVPDPIYDFPITMKENYLLTMQKEPVWESLGNESGLFCPSVVPDNIARAFVFEANMMPPQDGIDMFGIPWEYVPDAQGSMVRPGNHILKDANDWKSVIKFPDIDSWDWAGSAKANNGTFLNGDTFVLAWQINGWWFERLISFMGFEGAAEALIDEDQQAAVKEIFEATTDLACRIVDKFVENFDYISGFTVHDDWGSQRSPFFSEATAQEMIVPYMKKLTDHIHAKGLWADLHSCGHIESRIQCILDAGWDSWSPQNMNDTIKLFEKYGDQICIGLIPEVFDPLTTSEDDQREYAKKFAEKVCIPGKSSFISVYALIAGIMTPVFREELYKQSRILYSK, from the coding sequence ATGGTAGTGGAAAAAATACCTTTTGACCCGAAAGAGCTGCAGATTGTTGGAGAGATACCAAATATGTTTGGCGTGCCCGATCCGATTTATGATTTTCCAATAACAATGAAGGAAAATTACTTGTTAACGATGCAAAAAGAACCAGTTTGGGAAAGTCTGGGAAATGAGTCGGGATTGTTTTGCCCCAGCGTTGTGCCGGATAATATTGCGAGAGCTTTTGTTTTTGAAGCAAATATGATGCCACCGCAAGACGGGATTGATATGTTTGGAATTCCTTGGGAATATGTACCTGATGCGCAAGGCTCAATGGTGAGACCGGGGAATCATATTCTAAAGGATGCTAATGACTGGAAGTCGGTCATAAAATTTCCCGATATTGACAGCTGGGATTGGGCTGGTAGTGCAAAAGCTAATAATGGAACTTTTTTAAACGGAGATACCTTTGTATTGGCTTGGCAGATTAACGGATGGTGGTTCGAACGGTTGATCTCTTTTATGGGATTTGAAGGCGCAGCGGAGGCTCTAATTGACGAAGATCAACAAGCGGCGGTTAAAGAAATATTTGAAGCAACTACTGATCTAGCCTGCCGAATCGTCGATAAATTTGTTGAAAATTTTGACTACATTAGCGGTTTTACTGTTCATGATGATTGGGGTTCACAGCGATCACCGTTTTTTTCGGAAGCGACAGCACAGGAAATGATTGTGCCCTACATGAAAAAATTGACTGATCATATTCACGCAAAGGGACTTTGGGCAGATTTACATAGCTGTGGCCATATTGAATCCCGAATTCAGTGTATCTTGGATGCTGGTTGGGATTCATGGAGCCCGCAGAATATGAACGATACGATCAAACTTTTTGAAAAATATGGCGATCAAATTTGTATTGGGTTGATACCGGAAGTATTTGATCCATTAACAACGAGTGAAGACGATCAACGTGAATATGCGAAAAAATTTGCCGAAAAAGTCTGTATTCCCGGGAAATCCTCGTTTATCAGTGTTTATGCGCTGATTGCTGGAATCATGACACCGGTATTTCGGGAAGAACTGTATAAACAGTCGCGAATTCTTTATAGTAAGTAG
- a CDS encoding GNAT family N-acetyltransferase, with translation MLGAIIGDIVGSRFEFNNHRSKAFDLFTDNCRITDDTIMTLAVASAIMEAEEQLESAAEIGDNNREYYRLVEVLAVKTMQNLGRSYPNYGYGDRFAQWLSSDQPKPYNSFGNGAAMRISPAGFAAKTETEARILSEVITRVSHNHPEGLKGAEATVMAIYMARNGADKQAIRDRINGYFYTLDFTIDGIRDTYRFNETCQETVPQAITAFLESTSFEDAIRTAISVGGDSDTLAAITGAIAEAYYGIPENIKEKALTYLDTNLQAIYEAWQEFKKKRSMNITFRPAKLQEREILFREGYREWPKNRTFEEYCSDNAKEDEYGIRYIMAIDDEILSSVILLELKSIMGKKVYGIGSVLTPQNHTGKGYATTLLRKCLQQIENNDPLIFLYSDINPAFYQRLSFRILPLEFQKVKKSTCMVRCRDENWEALLKSSVALIPDYF, from the coding sequence ATGTTAGGTGCAATTATTGGGGACATTGTGGGTTCCCGTTTTGAGTTCAATAATCATCGGAGTAAAGCGTTTGACTTGTTCACAGATAATTGTCGAATCACCGATGATACGATTATGACCTTGGCTGTAGCCAGCGCGATCATGGAAGCGGAAGAGCAGCTGGAATCAGCTGCCGAAATTGGCGATAATAATCGTGAGTATTACCGTTTGGTTGAGGTTCTAGCAGTGAAGACGATGCAGAATTTAGGTCGAAGTTATCCTAATTATGGGTATGGAGACAGGTTTGCACAGTGGCTTTCTAGTGATCAACCCAAGCCATACAATAGTTTTGGAAATGGTGCTGCGATGCGGATTAGTCCGGCGGGCTTTGCTGCTAAGACAGAAACAGAAGCCCGGATATTGTCGGAAGTGATCACCCGGGTGAGCCATAATCATCCAGAAGGCCTTAAGGGCGCTGAAGCAACCGTGATGGCCATTTATATGGCCAGGAATGGCGCGGACAAACAAGCCATTCGTGATCGGATTAATGGTTACTTTTATACGCTTGATTTTACCATTGATGGGATCAGAGATACCTACCGGTTTAATGAAACTTGTCAGGAAACAGTTCCCCAGGCAATAACTGCTTTTCTGGAGTCAACATCATTTGAGGATGCCATCCGAACGGCTATTTCGGTGGGTGGTGACAGCGACACTTTGGCAGCCATAACCGGAGCTATTGCCGAAGCGTATTATGGAATCCCGGAAAACATTAAAGAAAAAGCGCTGACTTACCTGGATACCAATTTGCAGGCAATATATGAGGCCTGGCAGGAATTCAAAAAGAAGCGGTCAATGAATATAACTTTCAGACCGGCTAAGCTGCAGGAACGCGAAATTCTGTTTCGTGAAGGTTATCGGGAATGGCCTAAAAATAGAACGTTTGAAGAGTATTGTAGCGATAATGCCAAAGAAGACGAATACGGAATTCGGTATATTATGGCAATCGATGATGAAATTCTCAGCTCGGTTATTCTCTTGGAATTAAAATCAATCATGGGAAAAAAGGTTTATGGAATCGGTTCCGTATTAACACCTCAAAATCATACCGGGAAAGGTTATGCAACGACATTACTACGTAAATGCCTCCAACAAATCGAAAACAATGATCCGTTGATTTTTTTATATTCGGATATCAATCCAGCTTTTTATCAAAGACTTAGTTTTAGAATCTTACCTTTAGAATTTCAAAAAGTTAAAAAAAGCACTTGTATGGTGAGGTGTCGTGATGAAAATTGGGAGGCACTATTAAAAAGTTCAGTTGCGTTAATTCCCGATTACTTTTAG
- a CDS encoding ABC-F family ATP-binding cassette domain-containing protein → MSILNVENLSHGFGDRAIYKQVSFRLLKGEHIGLIGPNGEGKSTFMNIVTGKLMPDEGKVEWSKNVRVGYLDQHAMLAKGMTVRDVLTSAFDFLLEMESRIGLLYEKMGEDTPEELEKDLEEVGDLQELLDFHDFYLVDSKVEEIAKALGLNEIGLDKDITELSGGQRTKVLLGKLLLEKPDILLLDEPTNYLDEQHIEWLKRYLNDYENAFILISHDLPFVNEVINIIYHMDNQKLTRYVGDYEKFKEVLEAKKAQEQAAYNRQQNEIADLKDFVARNKARVATRNMAMSRQKKLDKMDIIELASEKPKPRFNFKEAGSTGRRVFETEELVIGYHEPLSKPLNLVMERKQKIVLKGTNGIGKTTLLKSILGLIPPLSGTIEKGEKLEIGYYEQEMDQNIGTSCIDEVWNEFPSLNQKEVRSALAQCGLTRKHIESMVKVLSGGEQAKVRLCKLINRSSNILVLDEPTNHLDAEAKAELQRALEAYGGGILMVCHEPEFYESFVSEVWDCSQWTTKVF, encoded by the coding sequence ATGAGTATTTTAAATGTCGAGAATCTTTCTCACGGCTTTGGGGATCGGGCGATTTACAAGCAGGTTTCCTTTCGCTTGTTAAAAGGTGAACATATCGGATTAATTGGTCCTAATGGAGAAGGTAAATCGACTTTCATGAATATCGTAACCGGAAAGCTGATGCCTGATGAAGGCAAGGTGGAATGGTCAAAAAATGTCCGGGTTGGTTATCTGGATCAACATGCGATGTTGGCAAAAGGAATGACTGTTCGGGATGTATTAACCTCGGCTTTTGATTTTTTGCTGGAGATGGAGAGTCGGATTGGCTTACTTTATGAAAAAATGGGTGAAGATACACCGGAAGAACTGGAAAAAGATTTAGAAGAAGTCGGCGATTTACAGGAATTATTAGATTTTCACGATTTCTATCTGGTCGATTCAAAAGTAGAAGAAATTGCCAAGGCATTGGGACTAAACGAGATTGGCCTGGATAAAGATATTACTGAATTAAGTGGTGGTCAGCGGACCAAAGTTTTGCTGGGAAAACTATTACTCGAAAAACCGGATATTTTATTATTAGATGAACCAACAAATTATCTGGATGAACAACATATTGAGTGGTTAAAGCGTTATTTAAATGATTATGAAAATGCCTTTATTTTAATTTCACATGATTTGCCATTTGTTAATGAAGTCATCAATATTATTTATCATATGGATAATCAGAAATTGACCCGTTATGTTGGCGACTATGAAAAATTTAAAGAAGTACTTGAAGCAAAAAAAGCCCAGGAGCAAGCGGCTTACAATCGCCAGCAAAATGAAATTGCCGATTTAAAAGATTTTGTTGCCAGAAATAAAGCCCGGGTAGCAACTCGAAATATGGCGATGTCGAGACAAAAAAAGCTGGATAAAATGGATATCATTGAGTTAGCATCCGAAAAACCCAAACCGCGATTTAATTTTAAGGAAGCTGGTTCAACCGGCCGGCGGGTTTTTGAAACTGAGGAGTTAGTGATTGGTTATCATGAACCTTTATCAAAACCCTTGAATTTAGTCATGGAACGAAAGCAAAAAATCGTTTTAAAAGGGACAAATGGGATTGGAAAAACAACCTTGCTTAAAAGTATTCTGGGATTAATTCCCCCCCTTTCAGGCACGATTGAAAAAGGTGAAAAACTCGAAATTGGCTATTATGAACAGGAAATGGATCAAAATATCGGGACGAGCTGTATTGACGAAGTATGGAATGAGTTTCCCTCGCTTAATCAAAAAGAAGTTCGTTCGGCGCTGGCCCAATGCGGACTGACCCGGAAGCATATTGAGAGTATGGTTAAGGTGCTTAGCGGGGGAGAACAAGCCAAAGTGCGGTTATGTAAACTGATCAACCGCTCAAGTAATATATTGGTTCTTGATGAACCAACCAATCACTTGGATGCTGAAGCAAAAGCTGAATTGCAACGTGCCTTAGAAGCCTATGGCGGCGGTATTTTGATGGTTTGCCATGAACCCGAATTTTATGAAAGTTTTGTCAGTGAAGTTTGGGATTGTTCGCAATGGACGACTAAAGTATTTTAA
- a CDS encoding thymidylate synthase encodes MMITYIHETELHKGIEAAMKALNKADIVAGKNQDREDQLKEIHLLMDIDNVQEIKITMAMPTGVETLVDYVLEIVEGTKDFEKDLYGYTYHDLFSKNLDFVISKLKEDPITRQATLHVANQEAAKLDHPPCLQLIHYTIKDGKLNTDVVFRSNDGVKAVAMNVFALLELSRYIAKKVGINELGSYSHHALSFHAYSRDWKALEGYCKMFDERDCIIDYEDYLEAYADYADDCREKSKQLQIKQESKLK; translated from the coding sequence ATGATGATTACATATATTCATGAAACAGAATTACACAAAGGTATTGAAGCAGCGATGAAAGCTTTAAATAAGGCAGATATTGTTGCCGGTAAAAATCAGGATCGCGAAGATCAGTTAAAAGAAATTCATCTGCTGATGGATATTGATAATGTTCAGGAGATAAAAATTACGATGGCGATGCCAACCGGGGTGGAAACGCTTGTTGATTATGTCTTGGAAATTGTCGAAGGAACAAAAGATTTTGAAAAAGATTTGTATGGTTACACTTATCATGATTTATTTTCCAAAAACCTGGACTTTGTGATCAGTAAATTAAAAGAAGATCCGATAACCAGACAAGCGACGTTACATGTGGCAAATCAGGAAGCGGCAAAGTTGGACCACCCACCATGTCTACAACTGATTCATTACACGATTAAAGACGGTAAACTGAATACCGATGTGGTTTTTCGGAGCAATGATGGCGTAAAAGCGGTGGCGATGAATGTTTTTGCTTTGCTTGAATTGTCGCGATACATCGCCAAAAAGGTTGGCATCAACGAACTGGGTTCCTATTCGCATCATGCCTTGAGTTTCCATGCCTATAGCAGAGATTGGAAAGCTCTTGAGGGATATTGTAAAATGTTTGATGAGCGAGATTGTATTATTGACTATGAAGATTATTTGGAAGCTTATGCGGATTACGCTGATGACTGTCGAGAAAAAAGCAAACAATTACAAATCAAACAGGAAAGCAAGCTAAAATAA
- a CDS encoding PadR family transcriptional regulator: MQNQELLKGSAQILILKMLENEPMYGYQMIKNMEERSQHTFHWKEGSLYPILYSMEKKELILAYWEEKPRKRKYYQITSKGKKELLKLEDDWRIFSRSMNHLLGGAL, translated from the coding sequence ATGCAAAATCAGGAATTATTAAAAGGTAGTGCCCAAATTCTGATCTTGAAAATGCTTGAAAATGAACCAATGTATGGGTATCAAATGATTAAAAATATGGAAGAACGATCGCAGCACACCTTTCATTGGAAAGAAGGGAGCTTGTATCCAATTCTTTATAGTATGGAAAAAAAAGAATTAATTCTGGCTTATTGGGAAGAAAAACCACGTAAACGAAAATACTATCAGATCACTTCAAAAGGTAAAAAAGAACTGCTCAAACTTGAGGATGACTGGCGAATCTTCAGCCGGTCGATGAATCATTTGTTGGGCGGTGCGTTATGA